Proteins co-encoded in one Bremerella sp. TYQ1 genomic window:
- a CDS encoding sulfatase → MMRNRLLLLTCLAVASLTHVWQTVSAADRPNLIFLLTDDQRFDALGCMGNPVIKTPHIDRLAEEGVVFENAFATTAICATSRASFLTGQYARRHGIVDFGTMLTPEAFEKTFPAMLRANGYRTAFIGKWGVGRKLPADEYDYWKGFPGQGKYFVDGEPHMTKRLEDQTLEFLDTCSPEKPFCLQVSFKAAHCQDGPGWQFQHAPKYTDYYAEDTIVPAKTANDEHYQKLPKQLQGGESRVRWERRFDGEEMFQKNVKDYYRLLTGVDDFVGAMVDKLQQKKLADNTVIIFTSDHGFFLGEHGLAGKWLMYEESIRIPMIVFDPRLPEAKRGQRRDEMVLSIDVAPTLLDLAGVEVPSVMQGQSLKPLVASNSGDDWRTEFLYEHLFPHATIPQSEGVRGERWKYVAYELTKPKLEQLFDLENDPHEVHNLADDPQHAEKLEELRGQLQQMRSDLK, encoded by the coding sequence ATGATGCGAAATCGACTACTCTTGCTGACCTGTTTGGCTGTTGCTTCCCTCACGCATGTCTGGCAGACGGTCTCGGCTGCGGATCGTCCCAACCTGATCTTCTTGCTGACCGACGATCAGCGTTTCGATGCCCTGGGATGCATGGGCAACCCGGTTATCAAAACGCCTCATATCGATCGCCTGGCGGAAGAAGGCGTTGTATTCGAGAACGCGTTTGCCACCACCGCCATTTGTGCGACAAGCCGGGCCTCGTTCCTGACGGGGCAGTACGCTCGCCGACATGGCATTGTCGATTTCGGAACCATGCTGACCCCGGAAGCGTTCGAGAAGACATTTCCGGCGATGCTTCGAGCCAACGGTTATCGCACGGCTTTCATCGGAAAATGGGGCGTCGGCCGCAAGCTGCCTGCCGACGAATACGACTACTGGAAAGGCTTTCCCGGGCAAGGAAAATATTTCGTCGACGGCGAGCCGCACATGACGAAACGACTCGAAGATCAAACGCTCGAATTCCTCGATACCTGTTCGCCTGAAAAGCCGTTCTGCCTGCAAGTAAGCTTCAAAGCGGCACACTGCCAGGATGGGCCTGGCTGGCAGTTTCAGCATGCTCCGAAGTACACCGATTACTACGCCGAAGACACGATTGTTCCGGCAAAAACGGCTAATGACGAACACTATCAAAAGCTACCGAAACAACTGCAAGGAGGCGAGTCGCGTGTTCGCTGGGAACGCCGTTTCGATGGCGAAGAGATGTTTCAAAAGAACGTGAAAGACTACTACCGATTGTTGACCGGCGTCGACGACTTTGTGGGTGCGATGGTCGACAAGTTGCAGCAGAAAAAGCTGGCGGACAACACGGTGATTATCTTCACGTCCGACCATGGATTCTTCCTCGGAGAACATGGCTTGGCCGGCAAGTGGTTGATGTACGAAGAGTCGATTCGTATCCCGATGATCGTGTTCGATCCGCGTCTGCCGGAAGCGAAACGAGGGCAGCGCCGCGACGAGATGGTGCTCAGTATCGACGTCGCTCCGACTCTGCTGGATTTGGCTGGCGTGGAAGTCCCTTCTGTCATGCAAGGGCAAAGCCTGAAGCCCCTTGTCGCCAGCAATTCTGGCGACGATTGGCGAACCGAATTTCTCTACGAGCATCTCTTCCCGCACGCAACCATTCCGCAAAGCGAAGGGGTTCGGGGCGAGCGTTGGAAGTATGTTGCTTACGAGCTGACGAAGCCAAAATTAGAGCAGCTGTTCGATCTGGAAAACGATCCCCACGAGGTCCACAACCTAGCGGACGATCCTCAGCATGCTGAGAAATTGGAGGAGCTTCGCGGCCAACTTCAGCAGATGCGAAGCGACCTGAAGTAA
- the pyk gene encoding pyruvate kinase, with the protein MSAARIFPNRARTKIVATVGPACRTPEMLEELIMAGVDVFRVNLAHGDLKDHSEVVRNIRAISAKVDRPIAALADLSGPKIRLGVLPDDMIHCHEDEIFTFVRGDEITKPNTLTCNYEPLIDELEVGNDVMLADGTVMMTVIEKSSDTATCKVVQTGPIRSRQGINLPGTKLSVEALTPQDIEHVKWAAENDLDYVSLSFVRSADDLRVLRDLLMQHESRAFIIAKIEKREALDNLEEIVKESNGVMVARGDLGVEIDVAEVAAAQKLIVSTCSRIGRPVIVATQMLDSMTTSNRPTRAEATDVANAILDGADACMLSGETAVGVHPVAVVKMMNRIMLATEKMWMEERGPARKIDNRVAQVHPITQAVVSGASITAEHLGAKLLVTATRTGGTALTKAKLRDSIPTISVSDSDAALRRMSLYWGVTPISNAPVHNGIQLRRFIDQWGLANGYLEEGDRVVFITGGGIMQSAEYIVVVHRVEKPQD; encoded by the coding sequence ATGTCTGCTGCTCGCATCTTCCCGAACCGTGCCCGAACGAAAATCGTGGCGACCGTTGGTCCTGCTTGTCGCACGCCTGAGATGCTGGAAGAACTGATCATGGCCGGCGTGGACGTGTTCCGCGTGAACCTGGCCCATGGCGATTTGAAGGATCACTCGGAAGTGGTTCGGAATATTCGTGCGATCAGCGCCAAAGTCGATCGTCCGATCGCCGCGCTGGCCGACCTGTCCGGTCCGAAGATTCGTCTCGGTGTGCTACCGGACGACATGATTCATTGCCATGAAGACGAGATCTTCACGTTCGTCCGTGGCGACGAAATCACCAAGCCAAATACGTTGACTTGCAACTACGAACCGTTGATCGACGAGTTGGAAGTTGGCAACGACGTGATGCTCGCCGACGGAACCGTCATGATGACGGTGATCGAAAAGTCGTCCGATACGGCAACTTGTAAAGTTGTGCAGACCGGCCCAATTCGTAGCCGCCAGGGGATTAACCTGCCTGGCACGAAACTGAGCGTCGAAGCCCTCACCCCGCAAGATATCGAACATGTGAAGTGGGCCGCCGAGAACGATCTCGACTACGTCAGCTTGAGCTTTGTGCGTTCGGCCGACGATTTGCGAGTCCTTCGCGACTTGCTGATGCAGCACGAATCGCGAGCGTTCATCATCGCTAAGATCGAAAAGCGAGAAGCCCTGGATAACTTGGAAGAAATTGTCAAGGAATCGAACGGGGTAATGGTGGCTCGTGGTGACTTAGGTGTGGAAATCGACGTCGCCGAAGTGGCTGCCGCTCAGAAGCTGATCGTTTCGACTTGCTCGCGAATCGGTCGCCCTGTGATCGTCGCCACGCAGATGCTCGACAGCATGACGACCTCGAACCGTCCTACGCGTGCCGAAGCAACCGACGTGGCCAACGCCATTCTCGATGGTGCGGACGCGTGTATGCTTTCCGGCGAAACGGCCGTGGGCGTTCACCCCGTGGCGGTTGTGAAGATGATGAACCGCATCATGCTGGCCACCGAAAAGATGTGGATGGAAGAACGTGGGCCGGCTCGTAAGATCGACAACCGCGTCGCCCAGGTGCATCCCATCACGCAGGCCGTCGTCTCCGGGGCATCGATTACTGCCGAACATCTGGGAGCGAAACTGCTTGTCACCGCCACACGTACCGGCGGTACCGCACTTACCAAAGCCAAGCTTCGCGATTCGATCCCGACCATCAGCGTGAGTGACTCCGACGCGGCATTACGACGGATGAGCCTTTACTGGGGTGTCACGCCGATCTCGAACGCTCCGGTTCATAACGGCATTCAGCTTCGCCGCTTCATCGACCAGTGGGGCCTCGCCAATGGCTACCTGGAAGAAGGGGACCGCGTAGTCTTCATCACCGGCGGCGGCATCATGCAGTCGGCCGAGTATATCGTCGTGGTCCACCGCGTCGAAAAGCCGCAAGACTAA
- a CDS encoding Gfo/Idh/MocA family protein — protein sequence MSPRSDRRTFLKSSAAGAAAMSVPYIFTSQPAMADEQKANEANDRPLVGCIGTGSRWNAVGPNAMQLGDVVAVCDVDANHANAAKKKTLEIQKKRGVERDVDVYEDYQKILDRNDIEIVTIVTTDHWHSKIAIEAMKAGKDVYCEKPLTLTIDEGKKICQVAKETGRVFQVGTQQRSEMGLRFLQAIALIRDGRIGDIEHIAVAIGGSPSSGEIPVTDVPSHLNWEKWLGQAPMVDYRYMKEGKHAKTRCHYEFRWWYEYSGGKLTDWGAHHVDIAQWGLDQVGDGQGPTSIEPIYAKHPVEFKDGMPQQDDRYNCATNFHVKATFGNGVVMDIKDSHDDLGFGNGILFTGSKGRFLVNRGKIVGSPIDELKDNPLPENAIAEVYGGAMPAKSNAHMANFFECVKTRKLPISDVFTHHRALTTCHLSNIAIRLNRSLKWDPKSEQIIGDDQANAMQAREARKGYEVTA from the coding sequence TTGAGTCCACGATCTGATCGCCGAACGTTTTTGAAGTCGTCCGCGGCCGGAGCTGCGGCAATGTCGGTTCCTTATATCTTCACCAGTCAGCCCGCGATGGCCGACGAGCAGAAGGCCAACGAAGCCAACGACCGTCCTTTAGTCGGTTGCATCGGCACCGGCAGCCGTTGGAATGCTGTCGGTCCGAACGCCATGCAATTGGGCGACGTCGTGGCAGTTTGCGACGTGGATGCGAACCACGCCAATGCGGCGAAGAAGAAGACCCTCGAGATTCAAAAGAAGCGTGGCGTGGAACGCGACGTTGACGTTTACGAAGACTATCAGAAGATCCTCGACCGGAACGATATCGAGATTGTCACCATTGTGACGACCGATCACTGGCACTCAAAGATCGCCATCGAAGCGATGAAAGCCGGGAAAGATGTCTACTGCGAAAAGCCGCTTACTCTGACCATCGACGAAGGCAAAAAGATCTGCCAGGTCGCCAAAGAAACCGGCCGAGTCTTCCAAGTCGGTACCCAGCAGCGAAGCGAAATGGGCCTCCGATTTCTGCAGGCCATCGCACTGATTCGGGATGGACGCATTGGCGACATTGAGCATATCGCGGTTGCCATCGGTGGATCGCCCAGCAGCGGCGAGATCCCTGTGACCGATGTCCCCAGCCATTTGAACTGGGAAAAGTGGCTCGGTCAGGCCCCCATGGTCGACTACCGCTACATGAAAGAAGGCAAGCATGCCAAGACGCGTTGCCACTACGAATTCCGCTGGTGGTACGAATACTCAGGCGGCAAGCTGACCGACTGGGGTGCTCACCATGTCGACATCGCCCAGTGGGGTCTCGACCAGGTCGGCGACGGGCAAGGTCCTACCTCGATCGAACCGATCTATGCCAAGCATCCTGTCGAATTCAAAGATGGCATGCCGCAGCAAGACGATCGCTACAACTGTGCAACCAACTTCCATGTCAAAGCGACGTTCGGCAACGGCGTGGTGATGGACATCAAAGATTCGCACGACGATCTGGGCTTCGGCAACGGCATTCTGTTTACAGGCTCGAAGGGACGCTTCCTAGTCAATCGCGGCAAGATTGTCGGTTCGCCGATTGATGAACTGAAAGACAATCCGCTGCCGGAAAACGCCATTGCCGAAGTTTACGGCGGTGCAATGCCGGCCAAGAGCAACGCCCACATGGCGAACTTCTTCGAATGCGTGAAAACGCGGAAGCTGCCGATCTCGGACGTCTTTACGCATCATCGCGCGTTGACGACGTGCCATCTGTCCAACATCGCTATTCGCTTGAACCGCTCGCTGAAGTGGGATCCGAAGAGCGAACAGATTATCGGCGACGATCAAGCCAATGCGATGCAGGCCCGCGAAGCCCGCAAAGGTTACGAGGTTACCGCCTAG
- a CDS encoding SDR family oxidoreductase produces the protein MTYWQDKVAVVTGASQGFGKALATTLVQQGCHVVLVARDATKLTATATEIDPGGIHTLCVPTDVTNDDAVTELFEQVRQKHGKLNALFNIAGVSSRGLVCETSIDEFLCSYDLNVLSAVRCVQGARPLLAESKGHIVNMGSLASKSASKFIGPYAASKFALAGVNHQLRLELAEANIHVMLVCPGPIAREDAGQRYDAEATDLPDSARKPGAGVKVKAIDPSKLAAKVLKGCEKRQTEIVIPGKARLLFAIAQLSGAWGDWVLRQFTSS, from the coding sequence GTGACGTACTGGCAGGATAAAGTCGCGGTGGTAACCGGGGCCTCGCAAGGTTTTGGGAAAGCTCTCGCAACGACACTCGTTCAGCAAGGATGCCATGTAGTTTTGGTAGCGCGTGACGCCACCAAATTGACGGCGACCGCAACGGAGATCGACCCGGGCGGCATCCATACGCTGTGCGTGCCGACCGATGTGACCAACGACGACGCGGTAACAGAACTGTTCGAGCAAGTTCGGCAAAAGCATGGCAAGCTGAACGCATTGTTCAACATTGCCGGCGTCAGCTCGCGAGGTTTGGTCTGCGAGACGTCGATCGACGAGTTTCTCTGCTCATACGACTTGAACGTTCTTTCCGCGGTTCGCTGCGTGCAAGGGGCACGGCCTCTGCTGGCCGAGTCAAAGGGGCACATCGTCAACATGGGCTCGCTGGCTTCGAAGAGTGCGTCGAAGTTCATTGGGCCGTACGCCGCGTCAAAGTTCGCCCTTGCCGGGGTCAATCATCAACTGCGGCTGGAACTTGCCGAAGCCAACATCCACGTAATGCTAGTTTGCCCTGGCCCGATTGCCCGAGAAGATGCCGGCCAGCGTTACGACGCCGAAGCGACCGACCTGCCCGATTCGGCTCGCAAACCTGGCGCCGGGGTGAAAGTCAAAGCGATCGATCCTTCCAAGTTAGCGGCGAAGGTTCTCAAGGGTTGTGAAAAACGTCAGACCGAAATCGTCATTCCTGGCAAAGCACGACTGCTGTTCGCAATCGCGCAGCTTTCTGGAGCCTGGGGAGACTGGGTTTTACGTCAATTCACGTCTTCCTGA
- a CDS encoding sulfatase — protein sequence MIRHPQTLVLRFALCASFLACSVGMLRAQETSETRKPNFVVIFCDDLGYGDLGCFGNPTIRTTSLDRMAAEGMKFTQFYVAASVCTPSRAGLMTGRLPCRNGMCSNKRRVLFPNSNGGIPAEELTLAEALQEGGYATACIGKWHLGHHKQFLPTNNGFDYYFGIPYSNDMDRVADAPKGRIAHFAPKVEYFNVPLMRNEEIIERPADQTTITRRYTEETVKFIDENQDKPFFVYLAHSMPHIPLFRSPEFEGVSRRGYYGDVIEEIDWSVGQVLQKLRDTGLDKNTLVVFTSDNGPWLIYKDHGGTAGLLRDGKGSTFEGGMREPTIFWWPETIPQASVAMDIGSTMDLMATFTSLAGVQLPPDRPFDSYDLTPVLKQTGKSKRETIFYYRGYELMAVRHGAWKMHLKTQTGYGQPKAEVHNPPLVYNLEEDPGETRNVANDYPHVIHALNQVIREHQKEMVFADSQLEL from the coding sequence ATGATTCGCCATCCACAAACGTTGGTGCTTCGCTTCGCGCTGTGTGCGTCGTTCCTCGCATGCAGTGTCGGTATGCTTCGCGCTCAAGAGACTTCCGAAACTCGTAAACCGAACTTTGTCGTCATCTTCTGCGATGACTTGGGCTACGGCGATTTGGGATGCTTTGGCAACCCGACAATTCGTACGACGTCGCTCGACCGCATGGCCGCCGAAGGCATGAAATTCACGCAGTTCTACGTGGCGGCGTCGGTTTGCACGCCGAGCCGTGCGGGGCTGATGACAGGGCGTCTGCCGTGTCGCAACGGCATGTGCAGCAACAAGCGTCGTGTGCTGTTCCCTAACTCCAACGGTGGTATTCCGGCCGAAGAGCTAACGCTGGCGGAAGCATTGCAAGAGGGTGGCTACGCGACAGCATGCATCGGCAAATGGCACCTCGGTCATCACAAACAGTTTTTGCCGACGAACAACGGCTTCGATTATTACTTCGGCATTCCATACTCGAACGACATGGACCGTGTCGCCGACGCACCGAAGGGACGCATCGCGCATTTTGCTCCGAAAGTGGAATACTTCAACGTTCCTTTAATGCGGAACGAAGAGATCATCGAGCGACCAGCCGACCAAACGACCATCACGCGGCGTTACACCGAAGAGACCGTCAAATTCATCGACGAGAACCAGGACAAGCCGTTCTTTGTGTACCTGGCCCATTCGATGCCGCACATTCCGCTGTTTCGTTCGCCTGAGTTTGAAGGAGTAAGCCGTCGCGGATACTACGGTGACGTGATCGAAGAAATCGATTGGAGCGTCGGCCAAGTGCTGCAGAAACTGCGTGACACAGGCCTCGATAAAAACACGTTGGTCGTCTTCACGAGCGACAACGGACCATGGCTCATCTACAAAGATCACGGCGGAACGGCCGGCTTGCTGCGTGATGGCAAGGGAAGCACGTTTGAAGGTGGCATGCGCGAGCCGACGATTTTCTGGTGGCCAGAAACGATTCCCCAGGCATCGGTTGCCATGGACATCGGCAGCACGATGGACTTGATGGCGACGTTCACATCGCTCGCTGGCGTACAGCTTCCCCCAGATCGTCCTTTCGACAGCTACGACTTAACACCGGTGCTAAAGCAAACCGGCAAAAGCAAACGCGAAACGATCTTTTACTATCGCGGCTACGAATTGATGGCCGTGCGTCATGGTGCGTGGAAGATGCATTTAAAGACGCAAACTGGCTATGGGCAACCGAAAGCCGAAGTTCACAATCCGCCATTGGTCTACAACTTGGAAGAAGACCCAGGCGAAACCCGCAACGTAGCCAACGACTATCCGCACGTGATTCATGCACTCAATCAAGTGATTCGCGAACACCAAAAGGAAATGGTGTTCGCCGATTCCCAACTCGAACTGTAA
- the xylA gene encoding xylose isomerase: MTAFPEVGKIEYEGPESRNPLAFRWYNPDEVVEGKTMKEHFRFSVVYWHTFRGTGADPFGPGTAVRPWDDGTDSVENAVNRVKVAFEFIEKLGAPYYAFHDRDVAPEGANLKETYKNFDTVVAALQEEQERTGIKLLWGTANMFSNPRFMHGAATSCNADAFAYAACSVKKALEVTKQLGGENYVFWGGREGYQNLLNTDMKRELDHLAKFFHMAVDYAKEIGFTGQFLIEPKPKEPTKHQYDFDAANCLAFLKSYDLDKHFKMNLETNHATLAGHTMQHELEYCGANGILGSIDANTGDLLLGWDTDQFPTNYYLTTECMLSILKYGGLGSGGVNFDAKVRRESFDPIDLFYAHVGGMDAFAKGLKVAAAIRADGKLDEFVKQRYSSWDSGVGADIESGKHDFKTLEAYMLEKGEVSPNESGRQELLEHIFNMYL; encoded by the coding sequence ATGACCGCTTTTCCTGAAGTCGGAAAAATCGAATACGAAGGCCCCGAGTCGCGCAATCCGCTTGCATTCCGCTGGTACAACCCAGACGAAGTCGTTGAAGGCAAGACCATGAAGGAGCACTTCCGCTTCAGCGTGGTTTATTGGCACACGTTCCGCGGTACCGGCGCCGATCCGTTCGGTCCTGGAACAGCCGTTCGCCCTTGGGACGATGGCACCGACTCGGTCGAGAACGCCGTCAATCGTGTGAAAGTCGCTTTCGAGTTCATCGAAAAGCTGGGCGCACCGTACTATGCGTTCCACGACCGTGACGTGGCTCCCGAAGGTGCCAACTTGAAGGAAACCTACAAGAACTTTGACACCGTCGTCGCCGCTTTGCAGGAAGAGCAAGAACGTACCGGCATCAAACTGCTGTGGGGTACGGCCAACATGTTCAGCAATCCACGCTTCATGCATGGTGCTGCGACAAGCTGTAACGCCGACGCGTTCGCCTATGCCGCTTGTAGCGTGAAGAAGGCCTTGGAAGTCACCAAGCAATTGGGCGGCGAGAACTATGTCTTCTGGGGCGGTCGGGAAGGTTACCAGAACCTGCTCAACACCGACATGAAGCGCGAGCTGGATCACTTGGCGAAGTTCTTCCACATGGCGGTCGACTACGCTAAGGAAATCGGCTTCACCGGTCAGTTCCTCATCGAGCCCAAGCCGAAAGAGCCGACCAAGCATCAGTACGATTTCGACGCGGCAAACTGCCTGGCGTTTCTCAAGTCGTACGACTTGGACAAGCACTTCAAGATGAACCTGGAAACGAACCATGCCACGCTCGCTGGGCACACGATGCAGCACGAGCTGGAATACTGCGGCGCGAACGGTATCCTCGGTTCGATCGACGCGAACACCGGCGACTTGCTGTTGGGCTGGGATACCGATCAATTCCCGACCAACTATTACCTGACCACCGAATGCATGCTTTCCATCTTGAAGTATGGCGGCTTGGGTAGCGGCGGTGTGAACTTCGACGCGAAAGTGCGCCGCGAAAGCTTCGATCCGATCGACTTGTTCTATGCCCACGTCGGTGGCATGGACGCGTTTGCCAAGGGCTTGAAGGTCGCCGCAGCGATCCGTGCCGATGGCAAGCTGGACGAGTTCGTCAAACAGCGATACTCCAGCTGGGATTCCGGCGTCGGTGCCGATATTGAATCTGGCAAACACGATTTCAAGACGCTCGAAGCTTACATGCTGGAAAAAGGCGAAGTCAGCCCGAACGAAAGCGGACGGCAGGAATTGCTGGAACATATCTTCAACATGTACCTGTAA
- a CDS encoding PAS domain S-box protein, whose amino-acid sequence MQPEKDSCYRGETAETRAWHAAEVEQENKRLKQRVAELEHILESAPVYVVTITPEGELTFLNRYPQNLYNNVLGRNVREFVSPEDGVVLEKAIERALSENKLQQVWVRSVASDTIQQTRYAPMTTLDGKPGIIGVTFDATVEQEHVSSLQKSKEEIEAALNESDKRFQIMVETTPVPVVISDMETGRVLCGNEALATAFDTPHETLQEQFTGDFYADPAQRRTLVERVANGDIIRGTTMKLKTAEGKVWWAAVYLDRIMYGGRSALLACFLDISVRKQREDEILQDRKALRRLLDTNERDRRLIAYEIHDGVVQDMTGALMFMQTGLSLVPSETDGHNEMNRGSQLLSNAIGEIRRLLNGLRPLSLEEGGVIAAIDDLITRMHEEGFRIEFDHDVQFDRLALSLEMAIYRTVQESINNARRHSGTDQASVELAQQENTIIIRVHDAGCGFDPEKINPRRCGISGIHERANLLGGSAVIDSAPGRGTKIEVALPFSDYVEND is encoded by the coding sequence GTGCAACCAGAGAAAGACAGCTGTTATCGCGGAGAAACGGCCGAGACAAGAGCTTGGCACGCCGCCGAAGTCGAACAGGAAAACAAGCGTCTCAAGCAGCGCGTCGCCGAGCTAGAGCACATTCTGGAATCGGCCCCTGTCTATGTTGTGACGATTACGCCTGAGGGCGAACTCACGTTCCTCAACCGCTATCCGCAGAACCTCTACAACAATGTGCTCGGCCGTAACGTGCGCGAGTTCGTTTCACCCGAAGATGGTGTCGTTCTGGAAAAAGCGATTGAACGAGCCCTCTCAGAAAACAAGCTCCAGCAAGTCTGGGTTCGCAGCGTTGCTTCCGACACGATCCAGCAAACTCGCTACGCTCCGATGACTACGCTGGATGGTAAACCAGGGATCATCGGTGTCACGTTTGATGCGACGGTCGAACAAGAGCATGTCTCGTCGCTACAGAAGAGCAAAGAGGAAATCGAAGCGGCACTGAACGAGAGCGACAAGCGTTTCCAAATTATGGTGGAAACGACTCCTGTCCCTGTCGTGATTTCCGACATGGAAACAGGCCGCGTACTGTGTGGCAACGAAGCATTGGCCACAGCGTTCGATACGCCGCATGAAACACTACAGGAACAATTCACCGGCGACTTTTACGCCGACCCAGCCCAGCGACGCACGCTTGTCGAACGTGTTGCCAACGGTGACATCATTCGCGGCACCACCATGAAGCTGAAGACCGCGGAAGGGAAAGTTTGGTGGGCGGCCGTTTATCTCGACCGAATCATGTATGGTGGTCGTTCGGCGTTGCTGGCCTGCTTCCTCGACATTAGCGTTCGCAAGCAGCGTGAAGATGAAATCTTGCAGGACCGCAAAGCCCTTCGCCGACTGCTCGATACGAATGAGCGCGACCGTCGCCTGATCGCCTACGAGATTCATGATGGCGTTGTGCAAGACATGACAGGCGCGTTGATGTTCATGCAAACCGGTTTAAGCCTCGTTCCGTCGGAAACAGACGGGCACAACGAGATGAACCGTGGCTCGCAACTTCTGTCGAATGCGATCGGCGAAATCCGTCGGCTCCTCAATGGCTTGCGTCCGTTGAGCCTGGAAGAAGGAGGCGTGATCGCTGCGATTGACGATTTGATTACGCGGATGCACGAAGAAGGATTCCGCATCGAATTCGATCACGACGTGCAGTTCGATCGCCTGGCCCTTTCGCTGGAGATGGCCATCTATCGCACCGTGCAAGAGAGCATCAACAATGCTCGCCGACATAGCGGAACGGATCAGGCCTCGGTCGAGTTAGCTCAACAAGAGAACACGATCATCATTCGCGTGCATGACGCAGGATGTGGCTTCGATCCTGAGAAAATCAATCCGCGTCGCTGCGGCATTTCCGGGATTCACGAGCGAGCCAATTTGCTGGGAGGAAGTGCCGTCATCGATTCGGCACCGGGGCGAGGGACGAAGATCGAAGTCGCCCTGCCGTTCAGTGATTACGTCGAAAACGACTAA